The Vibrio navarrensis genome has a segment encoding these proteins:
- a CDS encoding YecA family protein, with product MTLFDILSLEELDGKLLNLAKTQGFVTSMAAAPNILDPHEWLPFLWGGEETAPFSDGEQLEAYIDAVVQLWNQARPALLDGSWQWPETCKLDEAEIVNEATRDFCEGVLQGWQLARDDWETLMPEESEENALLGGVLLSLTMLYDPETTIATLSEQGFEGLEQFAEIFNAMPVMLCGLTQRGVMLAEQQ from the coding sequence TTGACGTTATTTGACATTCTTTCCCTTGAGGAATTAGACGGTAAGCTGCTCAATCTTGCTAAAACGCAGGGCTTTGTCACTTCAATGGCGGCAGCGCCCAATATCCTCGACCCACATGAATGGCTGCCTTTCTTATGGGGAGGTGAAGAAACCGCACCTTTTTCCGACGGTGAACAGCTGGAAGCCTACATTGATGCGGTAGTGCAACTTTGGAATCAGGCACGTCCAGCGCTACTTGATGGCTCCTGGCAGTGGCCAGAAACCTGCAAGTTGGATGAAGCGGAAATCGTTAACGAAGCCACTCGCGACTTTTGTGAAGGTGTACTGCAAGGCTGGCAACTGGCGCGCGATGATTGGGAAACCTTAATGCCTGAAGAGAGTGAGGAAAATGCCCTACTCGGCGGTGTGTTGCTCTCTTTAACGATGCTTTACGACCCAGAAACCACCATTGCGACATTGAGCGAACAAGGCTTTGAAGGGCTTGAGCAGTTTGCGGAGATCTTTAACGCCATGCCGGTGATGCTTTGCGGCCTAACCCAACGTGGTGTGATGCTCGCTGAGCAGCAATAA